The sequence below is a genomic window from Oscillospiraceae bacterium.
AACAGATGAATTTGAAGCTGGTCCCCATGGACCGAAACAACGTCCCCGACGTGGCCGCCATCGAGCGGGAGTGCTTCTCCGCGCCCTGGTCGGAGGACATGCTCATGGAGGAGCTGTACAACGACAGCGCCTCGTACATCCTGGCCGTGGACGGCGGCGGGGCCGTGCTGGGCTACGCCGGGCTCCAGGTGGTGCTGGACGAGGGGTATATCACCAACATCGCCGTCAAGGGGATCCACCGCCGCCAGGGGGTGGCCGACGCCCTGCTGGAGGCCTTCCTCCGCTTCGGCCGGGAGCACCTGGCCTTCCTGACCCTGGAGGTGCGCGCCTCCAACGACAAGGCCGTGGCCCTGTACCGCAAGCACGGCTTTGAGGAGGTGGGTCGCCGCAGAGACTACTACCAGGACCCGAAGGAGGACGCCATCCTCATGACCCTGCAATTTGCGTAGGGGCGATTCATGAATCGCCCGCCGCCGTAAGTGCCGAGAGCTCCAGGCCCAGGCGCAGGCCCATGGACAGCCCGGCGGAGAAGGCCAGCAGGCCCCAGGCGCTTTCCCGCAGGTTGGCCCCGTCCTCCTGGTCGATGGGGGAGCCGTCCTTCTTGCTCTCCCACCAGGCCAGGGCCTGCCGGTACTCCGGGTCATCCCGCAGGACTTCCCGGCTGCCCAGCACCATGGTATCATAGAGCTGCTCCAAAATAGATTCCATTCCAGACACCTCCTAGTAAGACTAAACTAGACATATTATATACGACTAAATTAGACATGTCAAGGGGGC
It includes:
- the rimI gene encoding ribosomal-protein-alanine acetyltransferase — protein: MNLKLVPMDRNNVPDVAAIERECFSAPWSEDMLMEELYNDSASYILAVDGGGAVLGYAGLQVVLDEGYITNIAVKGIHRRQGVADALLEAFLRFGREHLAFLTLEVRASNDKAVALYRKHGFEEVGRRRDYYQDPKEDAILMTLQFA